Genomic window (Lujinxingia vulgaris):
CTGGCGCGCTGACCTGGCCGCGCGAGCCGCTTAAGCGACGTGCGAAGCCCCCCTTAAGCGGGACCTCCCAGAGATCGTCTTCGCTGACAAAAACCACGCGCTCGCCATGCACACTCGGGTAGCGGTAGTAGCCCTGCTCATCGGGCTGAAGATCGAGGGGGGCAGCGCTAACATCGCTCATGTGGTGCACATCCTGGCAGGTTCATTTCAGGGCAACGCAACATCCAGAACGCCCGGGTGGGCGCGCAGCTGGACAGCTCTATTGCATGAGGGGGGACATTTCAATCACGCAGCGGGCGAAATGACGCGCTGCGGCAAGAACTACGCGGGGTTAGGTCGGTTGAATACGCCTTGTGATGCTGGCGTATCACGCTAGTATCGTGCGTCACTCGCGCTCGTTTACTACGCCGTAAGCCAACGTTGACGCCATGCCTGCTGCATTGGGATCACCCTGAGCTGCGTTGCAAATCCTCGACGATGCTAAAGCATCGCCTGCGCTTTGCGCCTTGCTCAGGTCACTCTTAATCTCGCATTCAAAGGCGTCACCATTGCCTCACGGCGTTAAAGTTGGCCTGCGGCAAGCCGAATTCTCGGCTCGCCACCGGCGCTCATCCCGATTCGATTCGGCCCTTTTTGCGGAGGTTGCCTGTGCGTCCATATCCTATGGTTCTGATGATCCTTTTGATGCTCGCGCTCAGCGCGCCTGCGGCCGCCCAGCAGGACGGCAACTGGGAGGCGCTTGGCGACTCCGACGGGGTGGCGATCTCGCGGATGCAGGTGGAGGGCTCGTCGGTCTTTGCGTTTCGCGGTGAGATTGTGGCGGACGTGCATATCGGAAAGATCCTGACGGTGTTTGCCGACGGCGATCAACGCCGCCACTGGGTGGATCGTTATGATGATCACGGCACGCTGGAGCGCGGTGAGCTCAGCGAGCGTTACTGGATTCGTTTTGGGCTGCCCTTTCCGATCAAAGATCGGGATTATGTGCTGCAGACCAACGGCCGTCTGAATCAGGACGATCAGGTCTTCATCGCGACGATCGAGTCGGTGGACGACGCGCGTCGGCCGGAGAACGACTGCTGCGTGCGGGCGATGACCTACTCGACCTATTACCGCTTTGAGGCGTTGGAGGGGGAACGTACGCGCATGATCGTGGAGGTCCACACCGATCCCAAAGGTCTTTTGCCCAACTGGCTGGTCAACCGCATTCAGCGTGACTGGCCTTCGAAGACGCTGGGCGGGCTGATTCGCCAGGCCAAGAAGGGCGATCAGCCGCTCTACGGGCCGGTGGCCGACTGGCACACGCGGTGAGTGAGCGGGCGGGTTATGTGCTGGCCGGGGGCCAGGCCCGGCGTCTGGGTGAAGATAAGGGGCGCGCGCAGCTGGCCGAGGGCGTAACGCTGCTGAACTGGGTGACCGGGAGGTTGGCGCCGGCGGTGGGGAGCTGGACGGCGGTGGGGGCTTCGGCCGGCGAGTATGGGGATCTGGGGGTGCGCACCATTGGCGACAGGTGGCCGGGGCAGGGGCCGCTGGGGGGGATCGCGACGGCGGCGCTCGATCGTGCCGAGGGATGGTTTTTTGTGACGAGCTGCGACGCGGTGTGGGCGCGCGCCGCATGGGTCGAAGCGCTCTGGGAGGCCAGACGGGCGCCGGCGGTGGTCTATGAGCATCAGGGGCGGCTGGAGCCGCTCTTTGGCTGGTATCGGGCCGAGCTGGCACCTGAGCTTGAGGCGGCGATGGAGGGGGGCCAGCGCTCGGTGTGGCGCTTTTTAGAAGCGGTCGGAGCGCGGCGTATCGAAGCACCGGGGGGGTGGGAGAGCGGGCAGGGAATCAACGATCCTCAAGCGCTGGCGCGGGCGCGCGAGATCGCGCAGAAGATTCTTCGGGGCGATCGTTGACAGGTCTTAAGCGTGTTTAAACTTGGCTTCATCGTGACACCGACGGAAGTCGACGCAGGGGGTGTCTCGGCGCAGTAGGCGGGCTTGTCTGAACAGGCCCGCAGCGAGCGTTGTGTGCTCTTCGACCAACGAATAACGCGCTGTAGCTGACCTGACTTAACCCTCCACCATCAGGAGACTTCCGATGACGCAGCCCTCCACAGAAGGCGCTGGCCTGCCCGACGCGATTACGATTCTCGGCGATGTCGCCCCCGGCTATGAGCGGATCTTAAGTCCGGAGGCGCTGGGTTTTGTGGCGGCGATGCACCGGGAGTTCGAGGGCCGGCGCCGCCAACTTCTCGCGGATCGACGCCGCCGTCAGGAGGCGATCGATAGCGGCGCCAACCCCGGCGCTCCGGCCGATACCCGGGCGATTCGCCAGGGGGAGTGGCAGGTGGCCCGGGTGCCCCAGGATATGCAGCGACGCACCGTGGAGATCACCGGCCCGGTCGATCGCAAGATGATCATCAACGCGCTCAACTCCGGCGCTAACACCTTCATGGCCGACTTTGAGGACGCCACCTCCCCGACCTGGTCCAACGTGGTCGAGGGGCAGAGCAACCTCTTTGATGCGGTGCGCCGCCAGATCGACTTTCGCGATGAGGCGCGCGGCAAGGAGTATAAACTTTCCGAAAACCCGGCCACGTTGATGGTGCGTCCCCGCGGCTGGCACTTTCCCGAGAAGCATGTGCTCGTCGACGGGCAGGAGATTTCGGCGAGTTTGTTCGATTTTGGGATGTACTTCTTTCATAACGCGAAGGAGTTGGTGCAGCGCGGAAGCGGGCCTTACTTCTACCTGCCCAAGCTGGAGAGTCATCGGGAGGCGGCGTTGTGGAATGACGTCTTCTTGATGGCCCAGCAGCGCCTGGGGCTGGAGAGCGGCACGATCAAAGCGACGGTGCTGGTGGAGACGATTCACGCCGCCTTTGAGATGGAGGAGATCCTCTACGCGCTGCGCGAGCATAGCGCGGGGCTTAACGCGGGGCGCTGGGATTATATCTTCAGCGTGATCAAGACCTTCCGGGCCCGCCAGGAGATGGTGCTTCCGGATCGCGCGCAGATCACGATGAGCGTGCCTTTTATGCGCGCCTACGCCGAGCGCCTGGTGCACGTCTGCCACAAGCGCGGGGCGCATGCGATCGGGGGGATGGCGGCCTTTATCCCCTCGCGGCGCGATGAGGCGGTCAATGAGCGCGCGCTGGCAGCAGTACGCGGCGATAAGGAGCGCGAGGCCGGCGACGGTTTTGACGGCACCTGGGTGGCGCACCCGGATCTGGTGGAGGTGGCGCGTGAGCCTTTTGAGGCGGTGCTCAAAGGGCGACCGCACCAGAAAGACCGCCGCCGCGAGGTCAGCGCCATCAGCGATCAGGAGCTGCTCAACTTCCGCGTGGCCGAGGGGCGCATCACCGAGGAGGGGCTGCGCACCAACATCAACGTGGGGCTGCAGTACATCGCCTGGTGGATGCAAGGCCTGGGGGCGGTGGCGCTCTACAACCTGATGGAAGATGCGGCCACCGCCGAGATCAGCCGCTCGCAGATCTGGCAGTGGTTGCATCGCCCCGATGTGGTGCTCGACGACGGGCGCCGGGTGGATCGGGAGCTCTACGAACGTCTGGTCGACGAGGAGCTCATGGCGATCCGCGAGGCGATGGGCAGTGAGCGCTATGAGGCTCTTCCCTTTGAGCGGGCGCGTCAGATCTTCGATGAGGTGGCGACCTCCGAGGACTTCCCCGAGTTCTTCACCCTGGTGGCCTACGAGACGCTCTGAGCGTCGGGCTGGCAAAGATCCGCACGCCGTAGATTGAAGGTATAGAAAACAAGGCCGCGACGTCGTGGCGGAGAGGCGCAGGATGCGCCCCCCCATGGCGGCCTGTTCATCATCGACTTGATTGAGAACAGGAGCAGCAGATGAGTCAGGCCCAATCTTCCGAAGCGTTGCAGGCACAGTGGGACAAAGATCCGCGTTGGCGCGGGGTGCAGCGCCCTTATCCGGCGTCGCAGGTCTTTAAGCTGCGAGGCAGCGTGCCGATCACCTACACCCTGGCCGAGAGGGGCGCGGTGCGCCTGTGGGAGCTCTTTCACGACCGGCCCTTTGTGCGCTGTTTGAGCGCGGTCACCGGCAATCAGGCGATCCAGCAGGTGCAGGCGGGGCTGGAGGCGATCTACATCAGCGGGTGGCAGGTCGCCGGCGATGCCAACTCGGCGCGCGGGGTCTACCCCGACCAGAGCCTCTATCCGGTGGACTCGGTGCCCAAGCTCGTCGATCGGGTCAACCGCGCGCTGCAGCGCGCCGACCAGGTGGCGCATATCGAGGGCACCCCGAAGCGCGACTGGTTTGCGCCGATCGTGGCGGATGCGGAGGCGGGCTTTGGCGGCAACCTCAACGCCTTTGAGCTGATGAAGGCGATGATCGAGGCCGGCGCCTCGGGGGTGCATTTTGAGGATCAGCTCTCGTCGGCCAAGAAGTGCGGGCATATGGGCGGCAAGGTGCTCGTGCCCACCAGCGAGTTCATCCAGAAGCTTGTGGCTGCGCGCCTGGCCTCCGACGTGATGGGGGTGCCCACGGTGCTGGTCGCCCGCACCGACGCCCACTCGGCGAAGTTGCTCACCAGCGACATCGACCCGATGGATCGCCCCTTCATCAAGGCCGAGAGCGGGCGCAGCGCCGAGGGCTTCTACACCATCCGCGGCGGGCTGGAGTTCGCCATTGAGCGGGCGATGGCCTACGCACCTTACGCCGACATGCTCTGGTGTGAGACGTCGACGCCGGATCTGGGTGAGGCCGAGGAGTTCGCGAAAGAAGTTCGGTCGAAGTACCCCGACAAACTTCTGGCCTACAACTGCTCTCCATCGTTCAACTGGAGGCAGAACCTCGATGATCGCACCATCGCGCGTTTCCAGGAGAAGCTCGGTGAGATGGGCTACGCGCTGCAGTTTGTGACCCTCTCGGGGTGGCATTCGCTGAACGCGGCGATGTTCGAGCTGGCGTTGGACTATCGGGAGCGAGGCATGGCGGCCTACTCCCAGCTGCAGGAGCACGAGTTTGAGCTGGCCCGCCAGCAGAACTACAGCGCGGTGCGCCACCAGGCTTTTGTGGGCGCGGGCTACTTCGATGAGGTTCAGCTCACGATCACCGGCGGCGAGTCGCAGACGGTGGCGATGCGTGGGTCGACCGAAGAAGACCAGTTTTGAGACGTTTCCCAGAGTTCGCCCGGAGTATGTGGTGGGCGATCTGCGGGGGGGATGGGGGGAACCAGAAGGGCGCTCGGAGTCGTGGCGAGCGCTCTCAGGGGGGAGGCGGGTTTGCCCGGTGTGAGGGGCGGGCTGCCTGCAGAGGGGGGCATTACGCCCTCTTCGGTCGATGTACCGGGCGCGCCGGTGAGAGCCGGTCGCGCTTACAAGGCGGAGGCGTTGCCGGGGCCGACGCCCCCGCCTTCGGCTGACCTCCCCGGCGGCGCGTTGCGTGCTTCGCTCGCGCCGCCCCACTGAGACGACGACACTGCGCTGCGCGCGCGCAGCGCGACGCAGCGCAGTGCAAAGATTGCCGTACAAGTTGCTGTACAATTGGCCTGGGGGGAGCCGGGGCCCCTCCCATGCTTTGCTCAATGAGCGGTGTTGGAGGGGCCCTAATCCTTTGATGCGATGGGGAGAATGAGCGGTTTGACACGCTTTTTGGCGAGGACTACCTTCGGCGCGCCTTCAGCCCTTGCCGGAGCTACCCCATGTCGAAAACTCGTCCTTCTCATTCGCCCCGCGAGGCGATCCTGCTGGTCGCCGGGACCGGCAGCCGCCTGCGTCCTCTGACCGAAGACCGCCCCAAATGCCTGCTGGAAGTCGGTGGAGTAGCGTTGCTCAAGCGCCTGCTCGACCAGCTCGCTGCGGTCGGCATTGAGCGCGCCATCCTGGTCACAGGTTACCTGCATGAGCGTATGGTCGCTCAGGTGGAGTCCTGGGATCTGGGCCTGGAGGTCGCCTTTGCGCCAAATCCGACCTATGCCAGCGAAAACAACGCGGTCTCAACGCTGGTCGGGATGCGCGCGCTTCAGGGCGACTCGTTTTTGCTCTGCGACGGCGACATCCTCCTGCGGCAGACCGCCTGGGTGGCCGACCTTTTGGCCGATACGCGTGAGAACGTGCTCACGATGATTCGTTTTGACGCGCTGGGGCAGGAGGAGATGAAGATCCGCCTCGGCGACACCGACGCGATCGAAGGGCTGAGTAAGGGGCTCGATCCCCAAAGCTCTCATGGGGAGTCGCTGGGCGTGCAGAAGGTCGGGCCCTCGGCCTTTGAGGCGCTGAAAGATCGGCTGGAGGCGCTCAACGCCGAGGAGCGCGTGCGCCTCTACTACGAAGATGTCTTTGCGGAGCTTATCCCGCAGGGCTGCGCGTTTTACGCCCGCGAGGTCGCGCCGGGGAGCTGGACGGAGATCGACACGATCGACGATCTGGAGGCGGCCCGCGCGCTCTACCAGAGTTGGAGCGTGGCATGAGCGCGTCGACCTATGGCGAGCGCTTAAGCCAGGCCCTGGCGTTTAAGTCGCTCGATGTGGAAGAGCCCATCGATCGTTACTTTCATCGCCCGGTGGCCGCGGCCGTGGCCGCCGCGCTGATCCCGACCGGGCTCGGCCCCAACCACGTCACCCTGATGAGCCTGATCAGCGGCTGGACGGGATCGGTGGCGCTCTACTTTAGCTTTTTTGAGGGTTGGGGCGGCTCGTTGGGGTGGTTGGTCGCGGCCTTCTTTCTCTTTGGCGCGGTGATCCTCGATTGCGCCGACGGGCAGCTCGCCAGGGCCCAGGGCGGCGGCACGCGGGTGGGGCGCATCCTCGATGGTTTTGTGGATGTGCTGGTGCTTCTGCCGGCCTACGTGATCCTGGGCTTTGGGATTCGCCACCTTTATGGCAGCGGCTGGTTTGTGGCCGCGGCCGTGGCGGGCTTCTCCACCTGGATTCACTGCATCATCTACGACAAGCTCAAGAACCTCTATCTGGCCCACACCATGCCGCAGGCCGGCGGCGGTGAGGGCACCGAGACGGTGGAAGCGGTGCGAGCCGAGCTGGCCGAAGCCCGCGCGCAGGGCCAACTTCTCGAGCGTTTCTTGCTCTGGATTTATGTGGGCTACCTTCAGGTGCAGGAGCGTTTTGCCAGCGGCAGCACCGAGAAGCGCAGCGAGGTGAATGACCCGGCGGCGATCGCGCGCTACCGCGGTGCCCACCGTGGCACCATGCGCCTGGCGAGCTGGATGGGGCTGGGCACGCATATGTTTGTGATTTACGGGGGCGTCGCGCTGATGAGCGTCGCTCCGGAGGCCGCACTGGGCATGCAGGTGGTGTTGGCGACCCTCTTTAACGCGGTGATGATCGTGGTGATGTGGCGCTCGCGGGGGTTCGCCGCGCCGGTCGAAGCGCAACATTGATGCATCAGGGTGATGACGCGATGAGTTCAACCTCCACCGATGGCGCGCGCTCGTCTGAGCCCGGGCAAAGTGCAGCACGGGCGGTGTACTACCCTGAGCGCGCCGGCGGGCTGGGGCGCGTGACCACGCCGGTGGGGGATGTGCACGTGGCCAACGTCAGCGGCCCGCTCACCTCGGCGGGGCGCGACCTTGGGAGGCGGCTCGCCACCGAGCTTCGCGAAGGCGCCCACCGCGCCTTTGACGACTACGTGCAGCGCATCAGCGCCGAGAGCGGCTCACGGGTCATCGCCGCGGCCGGCAGGGTCGTGGGCGGGGCGGTGTTGCCTCGCCTGCTCCGCCAGCGCCTTCCGGCCGAGCATCTTCAGATTTTGACGGCCTTCGCCGAGGGCGCCGGGCTCGATGTGGAGGAGGCCCTGGCCACCCAGCAGATCTGGGATCAGTGGGCGTGGGCGCGCGCCGGCAATGTGGCCGGGCTGGTGGAAGGGCGGCTTAAAGCCCGCTCCCATTCGCCCCTTCTGGCCTCCAGCGCGGTGGTGGTGCCCACGGACACCTGCGGGGTGCTGCACGCCTTTAGCTTTGAGAACGCCGCGGTGGAGCGCTGGGATCGGGCAGCGCGGGTGGTGGTGATGCACCCCGACCACGGGTTTAGCTATGCGCTGGTCAGCTCGCTGGGGTTTTTGACGGGGTTGCCCGCCGGCATGAACGCCGCCGGGCTGACGCTGAGCACGCATCCCGGGCCGGCGGCGCTGGGAGATCGGGCGGGGGTGCCGCTCGGACCGGCGGCACTGCAGGTGCTCAATGAGGCGCGCACCATCGAGGAGGCCGTGGCGATTCTGCGGCAGCACCCGCCGATGACGAGCTGGACCTACGTGCTCAGTGAGGGGGCCAGCGGGCGTAGGGCAAAGGTGGAAGTCAGCCCGCTGAGGGTGGGCGTGGAGGTTGAAGAGGGGCGCGGACTTTTCGTGCGTGGCGGGCCGTCGACCGCCGAGCTGCAGCGCTCCCCGGCGCTGGCGCGGGAAGAGGCGCGCCGCGACGCCCACCTTGGCAGCCTGATCGCCACCTGGCGCTCCGACCGACCCCTCCCGCTGATGGAGCTCGCCCGCGGCCTGGGCGGCGACAGTGAGGCTGCGCCCGGTTCCGACGCCATCCGCATCGCCGAGGTGATGTCGGTGATCTTCGAGCCGGCCGCCGGGCGCCTCTGGGTGGCGGCCGGGCGCGCGCCCACCGCGCTGCGCTGGTTTGTGCCGCTGCGCCTTCGCGGCGCCCATGGCGAGGCGCGCGCCGAGCTCGATACGCGCGTGGAGCCCGTGCAGGCCTGGCCCACCTGGCAGGAGAGCGCGCGCGGGCGCGCCGCGGACTATTACCGCAACGCCTACCGTCTCTACCTCGAAGGCGAAGATCCGCAGCGCCTGCTCATCACCCTGGAGTACGCCGTGGCGCTGGAGCCGACCTCCGCGCGCTACCACGTGCTGGCGGGGCTTGTGGCGCTGAGCGCGCTGCGCGGCCGCCGGGCCGAAGGCGCGTTTCGCCGCGCGCTCGATGCGATCGATGAGGCCGGCCGCCGCGCCGAGGTGGGGCTCTATCTGGGCTGGGCGCTCGACCTGCAGGGGCGCCGCAAGGCCGCCCGCGAGCTCTACGCCCGCGTCAGCGACGATGCTCAGGCCCACGGGGTCACGCGTCGCGCCGCGGCGGCGGCGCGCCGTCGTCGCTTCAGCAACCGCGAGGCGCAGCGGCTGCACATCGACTTCGTGCTCGCCAGCGCGCTCTAAGCTCGCCATCGGCTTAAGGAATCGTTACTCTGAAAGCTGTTCGACCCAACGAACACTTCCACAGCGAATCAGGGTCATGCGATGAGCGACGCGAATCGCCCGGGCGCGGGAACCCCGCAGCTCCTCAACACCACGCAGCGCGCCAACTCTCCGGAGCGGCGCGAACATGAGCGCGTGCCGGTCAACCGCGAGTTTGCGGTGATCGACGCCTACATCGCCGAGTACGTCACGAGCATCTCGCGGGGCGGAGTCTTTATCCGCTCCAAGAAACCGCTGGCGCTGGGCACCCGCGTCACCCTGAAGTTCTCGGTGATCCTCGATGATGTCGAGACGGTGGAGGGCGAGGGCGAGGTGGTGCGCGTGGAGGCGAGCGGCCCGGAGATGGGTATGGGAGTGGCGTTTACGCGGCTCAGCGGAGAGAGCAAGGCGCTGATCGACGCGCTCTTTGAGCGCTACGAGGCGCAGTACCCCTCAGTTTAAGGCAGGTCTCAGTAGCTGCCGGTGCGCAGGTAGCGCTCAATGGCCTGGTAGGCCACGGCCAGCTCCTGGGAGAGGTTGGTGGCGACCTTCTCCATCTCCGGATCGTTGGCGAAGTTATCCGGGTGGTAGCGGCGCATCATGTTGCGGTAGGCCGCCTTGACCGTGGGAAGATCGCTTCCGTAGGGGACTTCCAGGTTGGCGTAATAGTCGCGCAGAGTCTTGGGGCCCTGGGTCGCCGGAGGGGCCGCGTTAGCGGAGGCCGGCCGTGGGTTCTGGCCGATCTCCTCCCAGCCTTCATCGGCGGACTCCGGGTTGATGATCGAGCGCAGGCCACCGCGCTCCTCGAACTTCTGCACGTTATCGAGCAGGTGGTTGAGGTTGGCGCGCACCGTGCGCATCAGGCGGTCTTTAAGCTCACTCATAGCGGTACAACTCCGGGGGCCGAAAGGCCGGTCATTGGATCGAGGCCTCAAAGCTCTCGCGTTTGTTCTCGCGCCAGAAGAGGGCGAAGGCCACCACCACAATCGCCAGGCCCACCAGCGCCCAGAGCACGGCCCAGACGGTGGCCGGGATGCCCGTAAACTGCGCCATGTTGACCGCGTCGGAGTGGCCGCGCGCGGCCACGGTGTGGTCGATGAGGTAGCGGATGGAGTGCAGCCCGTCGAAGCTCAGCTGCACGCCCAGCGCGATGACCAGCATATGCTGCACCCAGGGCGCGGCATAAAACGCGACGCCCAGCAGCAGGGCGGCGGCCACAAGGCCGATGGCCCAGGTGAGCAGCGCGCCGGAGAAGCCCAGGTAGGCCAGGGCGGCAAGTGTTGCTACCGCGCCGCCGGCATACAACGCGCCGGCGGGTTGGTCGGCCCGCGACCGCCGGCGCCCCAGCGCCCACAGCCCCACGCCCACGATAAATCCGCCCACGGCCAGCAACGAGCTGCCGTAGCCGCCGAAGACCGCGGTGGCCACAAGCGTGCCCACACCGAGTACCATCAAGACCTTGCGCGCCCACACCTGGCGTCGGCCGGCGACCAGAAGCGCCGCGCCCAGCGCGACGGTGCCCAGATAGCCCGCCGAGCTGATCAGCAGGCTCGCGCCGCCTCGGCTCAAGGTCAGCCCGCTGGTGTCCAGGTTGACGTGCATGCCGCTGACCGAGCCGCCGGTGACGACCGTGGCCAGCGCGTGGCCTGTCTCGTGCACAAAGGTGCCAAAGAGGCGCAGCGGGTAGGCCACGATGTAGCCGTAGGGCACCAGCATGGTCACGACCACCAGGGCCACCGCAAAGAGCAAGAGCGTGCGCGCCGAGGGGTTAAATTTGGATGAGGCCATGGGGGCTCCTGAAGATGCGGCGAACCTTTGAGGTGACGAAAGTCGCTCCGCGATGCGACACGATGGGGTGCGGGTCATCATCGACGCTGCTAAACATACCAACCGACGCGCCGCTTGCCAGCCCGGGGGCGATCCTTACGCCTCTAGCAGTGCGCGGGCCGCCGGGCGCGTGCGCCGGCGCATCGTCAAGAACATCGCGCGCGCTGGCCAGCATTCCCCGACGTGCCGCGGCATAGCCGGCGCTCGCTGTGGGTTGACGGTGTGGCAGCGCGGCGTAAGGCTTCCTCTCTGAGCGCCGTCTTTAAGGTAGACGGCCCTCGGGCACTCGCTCGACCTGCCCCACTGATACGGCACCTCATCAGGAGTTTTTCGTGGATCGCGACCCCCTCCAGAGCTCGACCTGTTGCACCGGCGATGGGTGCGCCTCCGACGCGCCGCCCACCGAGGCGTCATCGGCGCATCGTGATGGTGGGGGGCACCTTCACGATCATGGTCACGATCACCACGATCATGATCACCACGATCATGATCATCACCATGACGCGCATGAGCCCTCCCACGAGGTGTCTGACGCCCCGGCGAGCTCCGCCGCCGCGCGCACCGTCTTCGACGTGGAGGGCTTATGTTGCCAGAGCGAAGTGCGGATGATCGAAGACGCGCTGCAGGGCGCGCCGGGCGTCGCCGAGCTGCGCATCAGCGTGCCCTCCGGCACCCTGACCGTGTACCACGACGGGCAGAGCTCGCGCGATGAGGCCACCGTGGCCGCCCTGGGACGCGTGGGGCTTAAAGCCCACCCGCGCCGGGAGGCCGGCCGCCGCGCCGCGCCCTCAAGCTCCGCCTTTGACGGGCGCTTCTTTACGGTGGTGGCCGGCGCCCTGCTCACCGCCCTGGGTGCCTTCTTGCGCTTTGGCGTTGAGGGCGCGGCGATGGCCGAGAAGTTGGCTCTGGGCGCGGCGATCGCAGTCGGCGGCGTCTATGTGTTTCGGCAGGCCTTTCATGCGCTTCGCCAGCGCCGCATCGACATCAACATCCTGGTGACTGTCGCCGTGATCGGGGCGGCGGCCATCGGAGAGTGGTTCGAGGCCACGGCCGTGATCCTGCTCTTCGGGTTTGCCGAGTGGCTGGAGGCCCGCTCGATGGTGCGGGCGCGCGAGGCCATCGGCGCGCTTGTTTCGCTGGCCCCGCCGGTGGCGCGGGTGCGACGCGGCGAAGGTTTTGAAGAGGTCCCCGTCGACGAGGTGCGCCCGGGCGATGAGGTGGAGCTTCGTCCCGGCGCGCGTGTTCCGGTCGACGGCGAACTCTTGAGCGGCGTGACCGAGATCGACGAGTCGACCATCACCGGTGAGTCCCGCCATGTGCGCAAGGTCGAGGGCGACGCCCTCTACGCCGGCACGGTCAACCAGGCCGGCCGCGTGCGCATGCGCTGCACCGAGCCGGCCTCGCGCAGCACCCTGGCCCGCATCATCGACGC
Coding sequences:
- a CDS encoding START domain-containing protein, producing MRPYPMVLMILLMLALSAPAAAQQDGNWEALGDSDGVAISRMQVEGSSVFAFRGEIVADVHIGKILTVFADGDQRRHWVDRYDDHGTLERGELSERYWIRFGLPFPIKDRDYVLQTNGRLNQDDQVFIATIESVDDARRPENDCCVRAMTYSTYYRFEALEGERTRMIVEVHTDPKGLLPNWLVNRIQRDWPSKTLGGLIRQAKKGDQPLYGPVADWHTR
- the mobA gene encoding molybdenum cofactor guanylyltransferase; the encoded protein is MSERAGYVLAGGQARRLGEDKGRAQLAEGVTLLNWVTGRLAPAVGSWTAVGASAGEYGDLGVRTIGDRWPGQGPLGGIATAALDRAEGWFFVTSCDAVWARAAWVEALWEARRAPAVVYEHQGRLEPLFGWYRAELAPELEAAMEGGQRSVWRFLEAVGARRIEAPGGWESGQGINDPQALARAREIAQKILRGDR
- the aceB gene encoding malate synthase A, with the protein product MTQPSTEGAGLPDAITILGDVAPGYERILSPEALGFVAAMHREFEGRRRQLLADRRRRQEAIDSGANPGAPADTRAIRQGEWQVARVPQDMQRRTVEITGPVDRKMIINALNSGANTFMADFEDATSPTWSNVVEGQSNLFDAVRRQIDFRDEARGKEYKLSENPATLMVRPRGWHFPEKHVLVDGQEISASLFDFGMYFFHNAKELVQRGSGPYFYLPKLESHREAALWNDVFLMAQQRLGLESGTIKATVLVETIHAAFEMEEILYALREHSAGLNAGRWDYIFSVIKTFRARQEMVLPDRAQITMSVPFMRAYAERLVHVCHKRGAHAIGGMAAFIPSRRDEAVNERALAAVRGDKEREAGDGFDGTWVAHPDLVEVAREPFEAVLKGRPHQKDRRREVSAISDQELLNFRVAEGRITEEGLRTNINVGLQYIAWWMQGLGAVALYNLMEDAATAEISRSQIWQWLHRPDVVLDDGRRVDRELYERLVDEELMAIREAMGSERYEALPFERARQIFDEVATSEDFPEFFTLVAYETL
- the aceA gene encoding isocitrate lyase — translated: MSQAQSSEALQAQWDKDPRWRGVQRPYPASQVFKLRGSVPITYTLAERGAVRLWELFHDRPFVRCLSAVTGNQAIQQVQAGLEAIYISGWQVAGDANSARGVYPDQSLYPVDSVPKLVDRVNRALQRADQVAHIEGTPKRDWFAPIVADAEAGFGGNLNAFELMKAMIEAGASGVHFEDQLSSAKKCGHMGGKVLVPTSEFIQKLVAARLASDVMGVPTVLVARTDAHSAKLLTSDIDPMDRPFIKAESGRSAEGFYTIRGGLEFAIERAMAYAPYADMLWCETSTPDLGEAEEFAKEVRSKYPDKLLAYNCSPSFNWRQNLDDRTIARFQEKLGEMGYALQFVTLSGWHSLNAAMFELALDYRERGMAAYSQLQEHEFELARQQNYSAVRHQAFVGAGYFDEVQLTITGGESQTVAMRGSTEEDQF
- a CDS encoding NTP transferase domain-containing protein gives rise to the protein MSKTRPSHSPREAILLVAGTGSRLRPLTEDRPKCLLEVGGVALLKRLLDQLAAVGIERAILVTGYLHERMVAQVESWDLGLEVAFAPNPTYASENNAVSTLVGMRALQGDSFLLCDGDILLRQTAWVADLLADTRENVLTMIRFDALGQEEMKIRLGDTDAIEGLSKGLDPQSSHGESLGVQKVGPSAFEALKDRLEALNAEERVRLYYEDVFAELIPQGCAFYAREVAPGSWTEIDTIDDLEAARALYQSWSVA
- a CDS encoding CDP-alcohol phosphatidyltransferase family protein, which produces MSASTYGERLSQALAFKSLDVEEPIDRYFHRPVAAAVAAALIPTGLGPNHVTLMSLISGWTGSVALYFSFFEGWGGSLGWLVAAFFLFGAVILDCADGQLARAQGGGTRVGRILDGFVDVLVLLPAYVILGFGIRHLYGSGWFVAAAVAGFSTWIHCIIYDKLKNLYLAHTMPQAGGGEGTETVEAVRAELAEARAQGQLLERFLLWIYVGYLQVQERFASGSTEKRSEVNDPAAIARYRGAHRGTMRLASWMGLGTHMFVIYGGVALMSVAPEAALGMQVVLATLFNAVMIVVMWRSRGFAAPVEAQH
- a CDS encoding carcinine hydrolase/isopenicillin-N N-acyltransferase family protein, producing MSSTSTDGARSSEPGQSAARAVYYPERAGGLGRVTTPVGDVHVANVSGPLTSAGRDLGRRLATELREGAHRAFDDYVQRISAESGSRVIAAAGRVVGGAVLPRLLRQRLPAEHLQILTAFAEGAGLDVEEALATQQIWDQWAWARAGNVAGLVEGRLKARSHSPLLASSAVVVPTDTCGVLHAFSFENAAVERWDRAARVVVMHPDHGFSYALVSSLGFLTGLPAGMNAAGLTLSTHPGPAALGDRAGVPLGPAALQVLNEARTIEEAVAILRQHPPMTSWTYVLSEGASGRRAKVEVSPLRVGVEVEEGRGLFVRGGPSTAELQRSPALAREEARRDAHLGSLIATWRSDRPLPLMELARGLGGDSEAAPGSDAIRIAEVMSVIFEPAAGRLWVAAGRAPTALRWFVPLRLRGAHGEARAELDTRVEPVQAWPTWQESARGRAADYYRNAYRLYLEGEDPQRLLITLEYAVALEPTSARYHVLAGLVALSALRGRRAEGAFRRALDAIDEAGRRAEVGLYLGWALDLQGRRKAARELYARVSDDAQAHGVTRRAAAAARRRRFSNREAQRLHIDFVLASAL
- a CDS encoding PilZ domain-containing protein encodes the protein MSDANRPGAGTPQLLNTTQRANSPERREHERVPVNREFAVIDAYIAEYVTSISRGGVFIRSKKPLALGTRVTLKFSVILDDVETVEGEGEVVRVEASGPEMGMGVAFTRLSGESKALIDALFERYEAQYPSV
- a CDS encoding J domain-containing protein, which codes for MSELKDRLMRTVRANLNHLLDNVQKFEERGGLRSIINPESADEGWEEIGQNPRPASANAAPPATQGPKTLRDYYANLEVPYGSDLPTVKAAYRNMMRRYHPDNFANDPEMEKVATNLSQELAVAYQAIERYLRTGSY